In the genome of Bremerella sp. P1, the window ATCTCCTGGCTTTGGGCCTGGGTCATGTTGATCGCCGCTTCCGAGGTCTGCAGGTTATACGAGCCTTGGGCACTGACCACGTTGGCCATCCCGTTGAGCGCCCCTTCGGCCGCTGTCGAGGCATGCCCATAGTCGCCGTACAGCGGAACCACAGGGACACCGTAGTCTTGAGCAAGAACATCGGATGTTGCCAACAGGCAACATGCCATCAAGAGGAGTAATCTCATGGGGAGCGTCCTTCATATCGATCGCGTCGTAATACCCCTAAGCATACGACGTAACTTGGAATAAGGCATTCAGTTGAGTCACCAAAGTACGGCTAAACAAGTAATTTCCGGGCTGCCAGCCGTAAATTCCCACAAGGTTCATGAAAACTCAGCCTCAGGCGGCCCACGATCACCGGTAATGTTCCAATCCACCGCCCCATGCTGGTCCGCGCTGGCATCGCCTGGCGAGGAACGTTTTCTTTGTCTGGTCCGCTGACACACCGGTACCTTCTTCGCCTGCAAACGAGGACGACGCGATGGCACCGCAGGAGGTTGGCTGGAATGCTCCTGAGCTTGGCTGGGGCGCTCTTCGCGGTCTTGAGCTTCCTGCAGTTCGTCGACTTCCTGCTGGAGCCGGTCGATCTCTAGCTGCTTCTCACGCAGCTCTTCCTGAAGCTCGGCGTAGAGCTTCTTCATACGGTCGACGATGGAAGGATTGGGACGTTCAGTAGTACTGGACATGGTGATGTAGTCTCCAATTGGTGGCCTATGCGCACGCTGACGCAGGCATACTTTGTGGTCAAAGGGTGAATTCGCGTGCCTGCGGTTGAGCAGGGACTTGGGCAATCGTCCGAGAAGATTCGGGCGCGGTAGTGTGGTCCACGAACGTGACGAAAGTCACATGGGACCGAGCAGAAAATGATGGTGCCGGGTAAGCTTGCCCAGCGATGTATACCTTATACCAGCCTGAGGTGGCCGGAGGATAGTGCGCCTGGGATTTTGTTCGTAGGCCTCGCGCGTTGCGGGGCTAATACGTGCCAGGGTGCCACGCCCAAGTCCGCTTGGGCGTGTGGGTTCAAGAGTTTGCTTGAACTGTTGAAAAAGCCCATCGATACTATTGCGTATGGCCACTGCTCACAGAAAAAGACGCAAGATCTACGACACACCTGGTGACCCACACTTCGTCACTTTTTCTTGCTACCAACGTCAGAAGTTACTGAGCAAGGATCGAACTCGTCAGTATGTCACTGAAGCAATTGCCAAGTCTCAAGAGACCGTACCATTTGATCTCTGGGCCTATGTCATCATGCCAGAACACGTTCATTTAGTCGTGCTCCCACGAGAAAATTCGGAGATGGCTTCAATTCTCAAGAGCATCAAACAATCGGTTTCCAGGCGAGCCGTGAATTGGCTGCGGGAAAACTCGCCTCAGTTTCTAGTTCGCCTGGAAGAACAAAAGAACGGGATCATTACCTATCGATTCTGGCAACGTGGCGGTGGTTACGACCGCAATCTGAGAAGCGTTCGAGATATCCATGAGAAGATTAATTACACGCACGAAAACCCCGTTCGTCGCGGTTTGGCGAAAGACGCTACTCTGTGGAAGTGGTCTAGTGCATTGGCATGGGAGTCCGATACCAATATTCCCCTAGCCATCCAGCGAAATTCGGTTCCACCACTGCTTGCGTCGGAGGGAAGGTCTTCGCTGAGACGATGGACATGATGTTTCTTTGTCAAAATACTCCTGGGCTAGAAAGTCTTCTCTTGTTCGCACGCCCAAGCGGACTTGGGCGTGGCACCCAAGATTCTGGGCAATGCATTGCTAGGACTCGCCTTGCCTCCAAAACGCTCCGTTTGCTAACATCCCCGCGACCTGGGCTCTGTCGGTATCTATTGATTCCGGCCCTTAGCCCCTATTTCCTTCGAGTTTCACGCGGGTTTTGCCATTATGAGC includes:
- a CDS encoding REP-associated tyrosine transposase — encoded protein: MATAHRKRRKIYDTPGDPHFVTFSCYQRQKLLSKDRTRQYVTEAIAKSQETVPFDLWAYVIMPEHVHLVVLPRENSEMASILKSIKQSVSRRAVNWLRENSPQFLVRLEEQKNGIITYRFWQRGGGYDRNLRSVRDIHEKINYTHENPVRRGLAKDATLWKWSSALAWESDTNIPLAIQRNSVPPLLASEGRSSLRRWT